A part of Aspergillus flavus chromosome 1, complete sequence genomic DNA contains:
- a CDS encoding 40S ribosomal protein S3Ae (40S ribosomal protein S1) encodes MAVGKNKRLSKGKKGIKKRTVDPFSRKDEYSVKAPSTFQIRDVGKTLVNRTSGLKNANDSLKGRIFEVSLADLQNDEDHAFRKVKLRVDEIQGKNCLTNFHGLDFTTDKLRSLVRKWQSLIEANVTVKTTDDYLLRLFAIAFTKRRPNQIKKTTYARSSQIRAIRKKMTEIMQREAASCTLSQLTTKLIPEVIGREIEKATQGIYPLQNVHIRKVKLLKAPKFDLGALLNLHGESTTDDKGHKVEREFKEQVLESV; translated from the exons ATGGCTGTTGGAAA GAACAAGCGCTTGtcgaagggcaagaagggtATCAAGAAGAGGACCGTTGATCCTTTCTCTAGGAAGGATGAGTACTCTGTGAAG GCACCGTCCACTTTCCAGATCAGAGA TGTGGGAAAGACTTTGGTGAACCGCACCAGTGGTCTCAAGAATGCGAATGACTCGCTCAAGGGCCGGATTTTCGAGGTTTCCCTTGCCGACTTGCAGAACGACGAAGACCACGCTTTCCGTAAGGTCAAGCTTCGTGTGGACGAGATCCAAGGAAAGAACTGTTTGACCAACTTCCACGGCCTCGACTTCACTACTGATAAACTGCGATCCCTGGTCCGCAAGTGGCAGTCGCTCATCGAAGCCAACGTCACCGTGAAGACGACCGACGACTACCTCCTTCGTCTGTTTGCCATCGCTTTCACCAAGAGGCGTCCCAACCAGATCAAGAAGACCACATACGCCCGCTCCTCTCAAATCCGTGCCAttcggaagaagatgaccgAGATCATGCAACGGGAGGCCGCCAGTTGCACCCTCTCCCAACTCACCACGAAGCTTATCCCTGAGGTTATCGGCCGCGAGATTGAGAAGGCGACGCAAGGAATCTATCCTCTTCAGAAT GTCCATATCCGCAAGGTCAAGCTTCTTAAGGCCCCTAAGTTTGATTTGGGCGCTTTGCTGAACCTACATGGCGAATCTACCACCGATGACAAGGGTCACAAGGTTGAGAGGGAATTCAAGGAGCAGGTTCTTGAGAGCGTCTAG